GTACCGTAACTGGCCGTGATCTGTTGCAGAACGATACCGGCGGAGATCATCCAGTACCGGATGGTATGTTTCCCGGGTTGGCGCAACCGGAAGGATGTCGTTCGTGAGATCACATTATCTGCCACCCATTTGTTCCAGTCTCCGTTTTCGTGTAACCCGACGATGACAGGCGCCTCATTATCCACAGAAATGGCATATTTAAGCCCTTTACCGCCTGTAAAGTCGAGCGTAGGTGAGAAGTAGCAGCTAACGGCTATTTTGCCTGTATCTGCGCTGAAAAAGCCATATTCCAGGCAGGGACTGTTTTTATTCAGTGGCAGGGACCTGGTGACCGGAAATGTAGTGATCCCATCGCCTGTTCTGCCGATATCCGGGATGACCTTCCACCGGATGCCGCCACGGTGGAGCGCATTGGTATATGCCGCTGCGGCGAAGGAGAAGTAGGGTAGGGTATCTTTTGGCGTGTCAGGAGTTATTGCTGCCGGCTGGTGCCTGGTGATATATGAGACAGCAGGCATGCTGTTGGACGCAGGCTGTTGCCAGTAGGTGTACCCGATATGGGTCTGGTCCATCATGTGGTTCCATTTGCCACCTGCCAGCTGGTGATATTGTATGGACAGCAGGGAGTCGCTGATGTACAGTTGTTTCGCTTTATCCGCCCAACTGTTGGCCGTAGTGTCGTGTTGTGCGGCATATTGCCTGTTCATGGCCACTGCATGGTAAAGCTGGTGTACGATAGTAAATGCCTTGACAGGGTGCAGTACTAACTGGAAACAGGCGTCTTTATGATCAGCTGGCACCGCTGCATAGACGGCTTCTGCGTCCGCCAGCAGTGTTTCCCATTCCGATAATACACGTGTGGCTTCTTTATATGCCGTCAGACTGTATGTGCCGGCATCCAGCAGCTCGGGTTTTCTCCTGGCAGCATATTGTCCAAACCGGCGGAGGATATCGCCTATACGGGTTGCATAGGCAGTACCGAACTGTTCTCCTGCCCATAGGGTATAATATTTTCGCAGGTTATCTTCGTTCAGGTCATTTGTATTCCAGGCGTAATCTAGAAAGAAGGAAATGGGAAATTCCATGGGCTTCAGGTCGCCGACATTGACTATCCAGATCCTGTCAGCTCCGTAGGCTTTCGCAAGGTGCATCTGTTCCCATACGCGGGCGACATTGTTCGTATTGATCCATTTGTAGTTCCGGGGATCGCCGACGTAGTCAAAGTGGTAGTAGATACCATAGCCGCCACCTCTTGACGGTGCGCCGGCAGGGGGTAGTTTACGTATATTTCCCCAGTTATCATCGCAGAGCAGCAGCGTTACATCATCCGGTACGCGCATGCCTTTGTCGTAGTAGTCCTGTACTTCCTTATACAAGGCCCATAGCTGAGGCGTAGCGGCGGCCGGTTTTCCCGTGACATCCGAAATGATCTGCCGCTGGTCTTTTACAATGCTTTCCAGTAATGCGGTGGCGGTGCCTTCGGTCATGGGTTCATCTCCATCACCCCGCATACCGATCGTAACGATACTCTCGTGTTGCTGCATACGCATAATA
The DNA window shown above is from Chitinophaga agri and carries:
- a CDS encoding glycosyl hydrolase 115 family protein, whose protein sequence is MKKLSHLLLLMVLGQYLHAQQLLTNRTDKNSFPLVNGTAAAIYTDSTDDWLVNKVATLLQADVEKVTGKKPALIHNIADAPANVVIIGTCDRSRMLQSLRNSNKISYGDLNGKWETYRIQTLVKPFAHIEKALIIAGSDKRGAAYGTLELCKQIGVSPWYWWADVPARKQETLHVNSTARLSTPPTVKYRGIFINDEAPAFANWTKEKFGGFNHKVYEKMFELLLRLKGNFLWPAMWGNAFSDDDTLNPVIAHQWGIVVGSSHHEPMLRAHDEWRRYGKGPWNYVRNDSSLRDFWRKGIMRMQQHESIVTIGMRGDGDEPMTEGTATALLESIVKDQRQIISDVTGKPAAATPQLWALYKEVQDYYDKGMRVPDDVTLLLCDDNWGNIRKLPPAGAPSRGGGYGIYYHFDYVGDPRNYKWINTNNVARVWEQMHLAKAYGADRIWIVNVGDLKPMEFPISFFLDYAWNTNDLNEDNLRKYYTLWAGEQFGTAYATRIGDILRRFGQYAARRKPELLDAGTYSLTAYKEATRVLSEWETLLADAEAVYAAVPADHKDACFQLVLHPVKAFTIVHQLYHAVAMNRQYAAQHDTTANSWADKAKQLYISDSLLSIQYHQLAGGKWNHMMDQTHIGYTYWQQPASNSMPAVSYITRHQPAAITPDTPKDTLPYFSFAAAAYTNALHRGGIRWKVIPDIGRTGDGITTFPVTRSLPLNKNSPCLEYGFFSADTGKIAVSCYFSPTLDFTGGKGLKYAISVDNEAPVIVGLHENGDWNKWVADNVISRTTSFRLRQPGKHTIRYWMISAGIVLQQITASYGTLPASYLPPPATVNDHEHY